A portion of the Salmo trutta chromosome 1, fSalTru1.1, whole genome shotgun sequence genome contains these proteins:
- the LOC115199189 gene encoding NLR family CARD domain-containing protein 3 produces MIIKYNFITQSYNTEGIKTDIILLSSVLFLHSDELAVTCQRELKSNLKKKFQYVFEGIAKQGNPTLLNKIYTELYITEGGKGEVNNEHELRQIETTTRKQARPETAIKCHDIFKPLTGQDKPIRTVLTKGVAGIGKTVSVQKFILDWAEGKANMDVQFVFPLPFRELNLMEGKKHTLIELLNHFSIETKQSTNYDKYKVLFIFDGLDECRLPLDFQKNNICCDVTESTSVDVLLTNLIKGNLLPSALLWITTRPAAANKIPSECIDQVTEVRGFNDPQKEEYFRKRFSDQDMARRIISHIKTSRSLHIMCHIPVFCWISATVLEHMLKHKREEVPKTLTEMYIHLVEFHNNQKNDKYPGKEDTGPHWNKEIILSLGKLAFQQLVKGNLNFYEKDLKEAGIGVSEASVYSGLCTQLFKEECGLYQDKVYCFVHLSIQEFLAAVYVFLLFINNKENRLAKPQSTSSYFFALFRDEPEVTLYKSAVDKALQSETGNLDLFLRFLLGLSLESNQKHLRGLLTKTRSSSQSHDETVKYIKEKIRENSSPERCINLFHCLNELNDHSLVEEIQRYLRSGSVSSEELSPAQWSALVFVLLTSEKELDVFDLKKYSRSEEVLLLDLSNNDLKDSGVKLLSAGLGNRHCKLETLRLSRCQVTEEGCASLASALRSNPSHLRELDLSYNHPGDSGVRLLSAELEDPNCRLEKLNVEHGGENTMKPGLRKYACDLTLDQNTVNRLLSLSEENRKVTFRREEQPYHNHPKRFEVWPQVLCREGLTGRCYWEVEWSGRGADIGVTYNGIRRRGEGNDCGLGYNDKSWSLFCYDNSYRAWHNNNLTTIDVPSSSSHRVGVYLDWPAGTLSFYRVSSDTLTHLYTFTSTFTETLYAGFRVWYDDSSVSLCQVVPLSNTT; encoded by the exons ATGATTATAAAGTACAACTTTATAACACAGTCATACAATACTGAAGGCATTAAAACAGACATAATACTACTATCCTCTGTCttatttcttcattcagatgagcttgctgtgacttgccaacgtgaactcaaatctaatctaaagaagaagtttcaatatGTATTTGaagggatcgctaaacaaggaaacccaacacttctcaataagatctacacagagctctacatcacagaggggggaaaaggagaggtcaataatgaacatgagctgagacagattgagacaacaaccaggaaacaagcaagaccagagactgcaatcaaatgtcatgacatcttcaaacccttaactggacaagacaaacctatcagaactgtgctgacaaagggagtcgctggcattggaaaaacagtctctgtgcagaagtttattctggactgggctgaaggaaaagcaaatatGGATGTGCAATTTGTATTTCCACTTCCTTTTCGAGAGCTGAATTTGATGGAAGGGAAAAAACACACATTGATTGAacttctcaatcacttctcaattgaaaccaaacaatcaacaaactacgacaagtacaaagttctgttcatctttgatggtctggatgagtgccgactgcccctagacttccagaagaacaacatctgttgtgacgtcacagagtcaacctcagtggatgttctgctgacaaatctcatcaagggaaatctgcttccctctgctctcctctggataactacccgacctgcagcagccaataagatcccttcagagTGTATTGACCAGGTGActgaggtacgagggttcaatgacccacagaaggaggagtacttcaggaagagattcagtgatcaGGACATGGCCAgaagaatcatctcacacataaagacatcaaggagcctccacatcatgtgccacattccagtcttctgttggatttctgcaacagtccttgaacacatgttgaaacataagagagaagaggtgcccaagactctgactgagatgtacataCACCTTGTGGAGTTTCATAACAATCAGAAGAATGACAAGTATCCTGGGAAAGAAGACacaggtccacactggaataaagagatcattctgtcactgggaaaactggcttttcaacagcttgtcAAGGGAAATCTGAATTTCTATGAaaaagacctgaaagaggctggcattggtGTCAgtgaagcctcagtgtactcaggattgtgcacacagctctttaaagaggaatgtgggctgtaccaggacaaggtgtactgcttcgtgcatctgagcatccaggagtttctggctgctgtatatgtgttcctcttATTCATCAACAACAAAGAAAATCGATTGGCCAAACCGCAATCAACGTCCAGCTACTTTTTTGCGCTGTTCAGAGACGAGCCTGAAGTTACactctacaagagtgctgtggataaagccttacaaagtgagacgggaaacctggacctttttctccgcttccttctgggtctctcactggagtccaatcagaagcacttacggggtctactgacaaagacgagaagcagctcacagagccatgacgaaacagtcaagtacatcaaagAGAAGATCAGAGAGAACTCCTCTCCAGAGaggtgcatcaatctgttccactgtctgaatgaactgaatgaccattctctagtggaggagatccaaagatACCTGCGATCAGGAAGTGTCTCCAGTGAAGAACtctcacctgcacagtggtcagctctggtctttgtgttgctgacttcagaaaaggagctggatgtgtttgacctgaagaaatactccagatcagaggaagttcttctg ctggatttGAGTAACAATGatctgaaggattcaggagtgaagctgctctctgctggacttgGGAATCgtcactgtaaactggagactctgag gctgtcacgcTGTcaagtcacagaggaaggctgtgcttctctggcctcagctctgaggtcaaacccctcacacctgagagagctggacctgagctacaatcacccaggagactcaggagtcagactgctgtCTGCTGAACTGGAGGATCCaaactgcagactggagaaactcaa tgtggaacatggtggagagaacacaatgaaacctgggcttagaaaat atgcctgtgatctcacactggaccaaaacacagtaaacagactcctctctctgtctgaggagaacagaaaggtgacatttaggagagaggagcagccatATCATAATCACCCAAAGAGATTTGAGGTCTGGccacaggtgctgtgtagagagggtctgactgggcgctgttactgggaggtagagtggagtgggagaggggctgatataggagtgacatataatggaatcagaaggagaggagagggaaatgaCTGTGGGcttggatacaatgacaagtcctggagtctgttctgctatGACAACAGTTACAGAGCCTGGCATAATAACAATctcactaccatagacgtcccctcctccagctcccacagagtaggagtgtatctggactggccagccggcactctgtccttctacagagtctcctctgacacactgacccacctgtacacattcacctccacatttaCTGAGACCCTCTATGCAGGGTTTAGGGTTTGGTATGATGACTCCTCAGTGTCCCTGTGTCAGGTGGTCCCTCTGTCAAACACAACATGA